From a single Granulicella aggregans genomic region:
- a CDS encoding MSCRAMM family protein, whose amino-acid sequence MSLSHNRRTRLIAALSLLLWVHGANSQGTPSTVGTHRIAGHVLSAADGHPLPRASVSIAVSQGGTLVSSLTTGDDGAFSFEGVASGKYSLFGMRRGFIPSAYRGHELYSTAIVTGAGIDTENLDLQLEPEASIIGRVLDESGDPIPSAQVSLYAEKQDTGKKLINTYSSTQTNALGDYVFAQLPAGNYFVSVRAEPWYAVPSSPGDPQALFPDGIDATLDVAYPLTFYGDTIKQEAALPIPLKAGKRTRADVHLSPVRAVRFKTGSRPGEPASFVFSLKTPVFDGFEDISVSPQTNSAGENEVVGLSPRKYEFETAAQAPDGTSYSGVVDLTQGSAEADPRRAIAEGSMTLSLVQEDGSKLPLQSSIMLRGSRPLSNNRQEIAADGTVTFSNLPPDDYHFFVYGGNTVWQTLRIEDGDKQLAQDHRALEAGEAANLKLFVAGTAKAVEGTAVREGKPMAGAMIVLAPVDELDNPDLFRRDQSDLDGTFALMGVPAGRYIVVAIDDGWKLEWGKPEILTRFLLKGMPVAVPATQREPFHLPSPVTVQER is encoded by the coding sequence GTCCACGGCGCGAACTCCCAGGGAACCCCATCGACAGTCGGTACGCACCGTATCGCGGGGCACGTGCTCAGCGCCGCCGACGGGCATCCGTTACCGCGGGCCTCAGTCTCGATCGCCGTGTCGCAGGGAGGCACCCTTGTCAGCTCCCTTACCACCGGCGACGACGGAGCCTTCTCCTTTGAAGGCGTGGCCTCCGGCAAGTACTCGCTCTTCGGTATGCGACGCGGCTTCATCCCCTCCGCGTATCGCGGGCACGAGCTGTACTCAACCGCTATCGTGACCGGTGCCGGAATCGATACGGAGAACCTCGACCTTCAACTGGAACCGGAGGCCTCTATCATCGGTCGCGTTCTCGACGAATCGGGAGATCCCATCCCCTCTGCCCAGGTCAGCCTCTACGCCGAGAAGCAGGATACCGGAAAGAAGCTGATCAACACCTACTCCTCCACGCAAACCAATGCCTTAGGCGACTACGTCTTCGCGCAGCTTCCCGCAGGAAACTACTTCGTCTCCGTGAGGGCCGAACCCTGGTATGCGGTTCCTTCCTCGCCCGGCGATCCGCAGGCGCTCTTCCCCGACGGCATCGACGCGACGCTCGACGTCGCCTATCCACTTACTTTCTACGGCGACACCATCAAGCAGGAAGCCGCTCTGCCCATTCCCCTGAAAGCAGGCAAACGGACGCGGGCGGACGTTCATCTCTCCCCGGTCCGGGCCGTCCGATTCAAGACCGGCAGCAGGCCCGGGGAGCCCGCATCGTTTGTATTCTCGCTGAAAACGCCGGTCTTCGACGGCTTCGAAGATATATCCGTCTCGCCACAGACAAACTCCGCAGGAGAAAATGAGGTCGTCGGCCTCTCTCCGCGCAAATATGAGTTTGAGACGGCCGCTCAAGCCCCGGATGGCACGTCGTACTCCGGAGTAGTGGACCTAACGCAAGGATCGGCGGAGGCTGATCCCCGGCGCGCCATCGCAGAAGGTTCCATGACCCTGAGCCTTGTCCAGGAGGATGGAAGCAAACTTCCGCTTCAGTCCTCCATCATGCTTCGAGGCAGCAGGCCGCTCTCCAACAACCGGCAGGAGATCGCCGCCGACGGCACCGTCACCTTCAGCAATCTCCCACCGGACGACTACCACTTCTTCGTCTATGGCGGGAACACTGTCTGGCAGACCCTGCGAATCGAGGACGGCGACAAGCAACTCGCGCAGGATCATCGGGCACTCGAAGCCGGCGAAGCCGCAAACCTTAAACTCTTCGTCGCTGGAACCGCGAAGGCGGTCGAAGGCACGGCCGTCCGCGAAGGCAAACCAATGGCCGGAGCGATGATTGTTCTCGCTCCGGTCGATGAGCTCGACAACCCTGACCTCTTCCGCCGCGATCAGAGCGACCTCGACGGGACCTTTGCTCTCATGGGTGTTCCGGCAGGCCGATACATCGTTGTCGCCATCGACGATGGCTGGAAGCTGGAGTGGGGAAAGCCAGAGATCCTCACTCGATTTCTCTTGAAGGGAATGCCCGTTGCGGTTCCCGCCACGCAGAGAGAACCCTTCCACCTGCCCAGCCCGGTCACAGTTCAGGAGCGCTGA
- a CDS encoding helix-turn-helix domain-containing protein translates to MPLDIRIRLGRAVRRIREERQINQEEAAERCGLHRTYYSGVERGVRNVSVVNIEKIAKGLKISLPDLFSRV, encoded by the coding sequence ATGCCGCTCGATATCCGAATTCGACTAGGACGCGCCGTCCGCCGTATTCGCGAAGAGCGACAGATCAATCAGGAAGAGGCTGCGGAACGCTGCGGCCTTCACCGTACCTACTACAGCGGTGTTGAGCGGGGCGTTCGGAACGTCTCCGTTGTCAATATCGAGAAGATTGCTAAAGGTCTGAAGATTAGTCTTCCAGACTTGTTCAGTCGGGTGTGA